TAGGAATCATTTTGAGAAAATGAGTTAGTTTTACGTGTATGCTTTTGATTGGATATTCGTCTGAATTACACATGAGcacgaataaaataaaataaaaaataataagcaCAGCCAAGAAGACCATTAACATCTAGTTCATTGCTGAAAGTCACATAATATTACAATATTGAGTGCTCAAAGCTCAGTAAATTGCtcctgtcttttttttttccagacttttgaaattagttaattaaatctaatccCAGATTTAACATCAAAAGCCGATAACTCTTGAGGCAAATTTGGAGACTTAACTATCCAACCCCCCCAACCCCGAAGAAAATCAAAAAGTTAGTAGGGTAGTCTCTGCTAGGCCTTAAAGAAGAAGTGCTCCTGTTATTGACACATTCACAATTTGAAGATTAGTTGTTGGTTCCTGTTTGCACAGAAAAATCTAATAATTGACCGATTCAAGGGTATGTTTAGTAACAGTCAAATGCACAACGAATGCAATTTCTTCTATTGATCTTTTCTTTTAGAAACGTTTGAATTCTCCGGTCCAATAGATCTGTAAACCTAATCCACATAGACAATGTACACCATCCTTCATGGTAATTAAGTGGCCGTTCAAACGAAGGACAATCCTCCGGTGCCTTGGAAGCATCACTGTttgaagatgcaagattgctgaAATAGCAAGATTATTTGTTTGGACATCACATTATTTGCAAAAAGTTACTTGTTTACATCCCCAACAcgtttttcaattaaatttttttcttctcaattaACCTCATACATGACATCATAATAAATGGTAGGAGAGATTATAAGTTATTAAACCCAACCCGACAAGAAATTCGGCAAAAAGATTAAGTCAATGGATCACTGGTTGAACCAGTGATcattaatttaatatttataaatataaatagtaattttaatataaataaaatatacaataaaGTGTTTTTAGATACTAATAATTGCACTTAGAAAGATATATAATGAATATATAGAAATTAATAGGagatttaatttcattttattgtACTTTTATATAAATAAACAATATAGTCAagtataaaacaaaattatatcacttgttttaaaaaatatagcataattttttcattattttacttttagtttaaaaaaaataattttctagCACTCAAATATTGTCAGTCTAAAATTAAAAGGATTAattgtaaaataaaaaagtaaacaagttgattaaaaaatatttaattatcaaataaaaattaagcaAGTGGTAAAGTCTTATGCACATTTAAATGAAGATCCAATTTATGAATCTTATTaaaagtgtgtgtgtgtgtgtgtgtgtatatatatatataaatttacaattgtaaaaaaataaatgaataaactGCGTAAATTGAAAATTGGATGGATTTCCAGTTGAGCCATTGGGTCAAATGGATTTATTCGTATTTGATCAGGTCAATTCTTTGTTCGGTCAAATTAGAGACTCGGTTCAATCTGATGCCTAGGTCATTGGACCAACCAGATCAATTGCCAGTTCGAGCTAGGTTTAATAACTACGATAAGAATTTAAGATCTCTAATTTATGAAATCTCAACCTCGACATTAGACTAAAGTCGCCTTGGCCTTATGACAAGATTATGCGTTGAAACTTTTACAAATTATTTTGCTCCATAATTTAAGGTTAAATTCTATTTTGGACTCTTAGTTTTGAAGAAATATTTTTGCCTTGTATTTTCTTGGGTACAGTGTTGATAATTTTGGTTGCAAAGAATGAGTTCCAAAGAAATTATACAAATTCTGCGTATTTTTTAAGAGTCCTCCTTGCCCACATATTTTTACGCGTGACATGTATGGTTACAATCACCTGATTAAGACGTTGGATTAGCGGCATTGACATTTTGAACCAGTAGTGAATGCAGCAGCATTTGTCGTGATGACAGAAAATAGGACCATGCAGCCTGTCCGGAGAGGGAAAGTTTGACCTGATCAAATAGAATTAGTATAAATATCGCACAAGTCACGATATGCACCTTGCACCGGCTTTTTGCAGTTTAACTGACGAATCAATCAACAAACAAATACTAACCACCAGGCCACCACTGAGCCATTTAGGACTTGACAGGTTGGAGGCAAggtttaaataaataataataagaaaattACTTTTTACTTTTCTGTAATATGATACTTTACTACATATCTCTTGTGaattaaaaatttatatataattcTTTCATGATTTGAGTTAATGTATTACTATTAGTTTTTCCGTTAAAACTATCGCAATtagtaaaaagtcaaaatcaaactactaaatttacaaatatatcgttttattaactctttttttttctccaaacataaaaaagaaaaaattgaaataaaaaatagataaataagaacTAGAAAATACCATTAAAGTTTTGGTTTAAAAACCTATAATGATATATGTAGTCAAAAAATATTTGgagttttttgtttcttatttatttgttttatatttcacttcaattttgttatttttttatttccctttcatctcttttgtatttggtgAAAATTAAGATTTTCTAAACCAAAGTATAAGTTTTCAAAATCATCTCTTCTCttccgagagagagagagagagagagagagagagagagagagagagagaatttgtTTTCAAATATTAAAAGTGTGAATTTGCCAAGTTTATTAGTTTGACTTGACTTTGTACTTTTGACCGCTAGTTTTAATGAAAAAACTAGTAACGAtattttaatccaaattatgagcGAGTTATATATAGGTTTTTAAACCATAGAAGGGTTACGTGATAAAGTACCAAATCACATGAGGGTAAAAGGTAATTTACCctaaaaaaaaggcaaaagataaagaagaaaaagcaaGAATTAAGAAAGGGGAGAAACATTATTGGTAATTTAGCTGCAAGATCCAAATGCGTTGCTTTCACTTAATCATGATTGTCAATCTGTCAATATTTTttaatctttaaaaaaaaaaaaatttctctgaGTTACTAATGCTCAAAGGACAATAAAATGAAAAGGCAAAAAGTAACGTTTAACTTTTGGAGAAAGGCAAGTTTATATGTTGCAGTGGAGATTGAACAAACTAGTAATTTGAAAGCACTAAGCAATACCGTACAGTGATTCCAGAAATGGATAAGAACtactgttctttttttttttttttttgggtacgtTCACATGATGGCAACATCATTATTCAAACTGTGGTGACTAGTGAATACAAATTCATTGTTCATCCAAAATGTTGCTGTAAATTTCCCACTAAAATTGGTCAATAGCAGAGACTGGAGCATACAGATTCGCCTCCACTGGCTGCCTCTTTTTGCATTCATGGTAGAACAGGGTGAACACCACAAATAAAGACAACTTCATCAAGCAAAATGAGCAAATCTTTGCAATTTTCATTGTCGATCCAACCAATTTCACTTGGTTAGCGGGCAAGATAAAGAAGGTCAGACAGATTGCACCACTTGCAAACATCAAAAGCGTCATCAGATGATCAGAACACAACCCTGCAATCTTTTACCTTTCATGAGCTCGCTGGCTTTGTCTATTGCCTTTAGTCCAGACAAATTCTCTTCCATCACAGAAACCACAAGGCTCAGCATCCACAAAGCAGAGATGTAAATACAGTAGCACACACCAAAAATTAGCAGCGTGCAGTCAAGAACAGTCAAGAGAGGACCTTCAGTCATCACTCCTGTTACTCCAATGAATATGAATAAGAGGGCTGCACTTGCCAAGATTATTAGAATCATCAGAAGGATTGTGATCCAAGGCCTTTTGAACCTTCCCCTAGTCCCCAATAACATGTCTTTCAAGCTTGAAACTTTTGCAGTATAAGCTTCATATGTTGAGTGAACAGAAGCTGCAAGCGAAAAGGTTAACAAGAGGCTCGAGAAGAACAATGCAACCAGTTCATAAGTGAGAAAATATTGAACATCTTTGATAATGCCTTTGTATAAGATCGGCTCAGCTTTGCTAATTCTTACATCTGTGGGTACAAGCTTGGATTTGGCCACCATATCTGTTAATACAGGCGCCAGAAGTATATTATCAGCAAATCCCAACAGGGAGTAATAGGAGAACATGACAAATGTGATGAACAGCGCAAGCCTCCCATTTTTAATGGTAATCTTGATGCAATCCCTCAAAATTCCTAGGATGCCTCAGGAAGGTTGCACTTCTCTCTTGATAAAGGAGGCTAGAGTTTTTAGGTTCTCCATATCTGATTTTTCATGGGAATGCCTTGGTGACATGTAAAGCATTTATAGTCGTCATCTTTGGTTTGTGTTTTGTAATGTTTGTCTCCGAGTAGGAGTTTGATCATTTCCAAGAGAAATTCTGTCTGTCTTACTGATAATTCGAAGCAGCAAAATATCAGATTAATGGTAAAAAttgatttaaaaattttacatGTTAGTTTGATGGGTTATCCAAAGCCAAAAGCTACTTGTCAAACAATAATGCTAATAAATACATGTCAAGGAGCATAACGTAAGAAGCTGAAAACAAAAGGAAGGTGGCAGAAAAATACTATCCAAAAAAATAATCCACGTTTTAGCTGTAAAAGATATTTTAATTTACTCTTTTTACAGGAGATTCATTAAATTAAAATAGAGTTGCTCTTTCAAAGTAAAGAAAGTGAAAGCATTAAAGCCTTTTTCCATAGTTCATAAGGAATGAGTTCCTGTGTTTTCATTCATCCAGCAAGTAGAAGCAACTCTTCTGGTTATAGCCTTCTGGAATTGTCCgtccaatttatttcttaaaaattttacCGCTCCTTAAATGTTGTCTTCAgcaattttcctcttcttttttttttttgacctttcttgTTTTGGGGTGAATTTAGTTTCTCGGGAAAATGAGTTACGAGGGATATGCTTAAGTACCTAAACTGGCTTTTGCATCAAGAAATTGCACACGTCTACAGTTCTTAGACTTACCTGATGCAGCTATTTGagttattttcaattttacGGCTATTCCCCAAAGGTACATGTTATGCTAGTAGAGTCTATCCACAGTTgtcagaaaaatgcaaaaaatgcgAGAAGTAGAACACTGAATGAATTTACTCACAGAAACAAAATACAACAGTTGACACTAAAGAAACTCGAAGGCTAGAGCTTATCCAGAGTAAGTTGTCTGAAAAAAGCAAAAATTTAATGCGAGAGGTAAAATACTGAATGAATTTACTCACTGAAACAAAATACAACATTTGACGCTCAAGAAACTTGAGGTCCTCCTAACTCCTAACTCTGTGGTAATATATCGACGAATTGTGGTACAGTTGATACTTTACTGTAGCCGAAGGTCCCATGCATTTCAAGTTCTTCACCATGGTATTTTTTACAGTGGAAGTGCAGCACAGTGCATGTCATGACCAACTGGAACATCATTTGTAAACAAGACCAGTTCAACACAAGAAGCCAAAAAACTGTCATGTGATTATTCAACCATTTTTCACCTATTATGCTCCTGAATCCTTGAAATAGTGTCAAAGAGAGCAGACTGAACCCCAAATTTAAAATGAAACCATGTAGCTTTTGTCCTTTGACCAGTTCCTCAGCTTTCTCTAAGGCCTTGATTCCATGAcaattttcttcaatcacagAAATCACGAAGGCCATGAGCCAGACAACCGATGAGTAGAGACTAAAGATGCAGGCAACCCCACCAAGAAAGATTGCAAGTGGGAGGATAAAAGTCCCAGAAAACAATAACATCGGACTAGCAAGAGCTGAAACAAGGAAAAAATATCCCATTGCAAATAGTGCTGTAAAAAATCCTGTGACAAATGGCCGTTTCCACGTCCTTTCAATCTGAAGCCACAATTCCTTCAAAGAGAAGGTCTTGCCACTATACAGTTATTTGTCGCTGATAGAATAACAATTGCAGTTTCAAGGAAAACTCTGATGATAAATGTagaaagaacaaaaataaaCGTTGACAAGCATGATTAGCCGAAAATTTTCCATGATACCAGCAAAGATGTTGGAGCTGCTAGAGGAAAATGAGGATTGCCTGGCAAGCATATCATCTGACAAAAATAGAGAAGGGAATCTGTAGATCAAGACAGAAGCAGAGAAGAGTATCAGGGAAAGTGTGGTGATCAACGCAACAAGGTTCCCATTTTTAGGAAGAAGTTTGATGGACTCCTCCAGAATATCAGCAACAGAACTTAGAACCTAGAGAAATCCATCGCCTCCCTGGATATATTTTGTTGTTTGATTGTCTCTTGTACAAATTTTATTGCGTTGGGGTTGGGGGTGGGGAGGAAGTACCTGCTTAACAAAAAAGCAGTTTACGAGGCAATGAGCAGGAATCTCTCTGCATATCTCAACTTctgatttatataataaaaacaaaattaagtACAAATGTACGAAGAACGCAAAATGCCTAAATTACAAGGACAATTACAACAACAATTGATGGAAACTTCATTGCAGCCTTGCAAGTCTGAATTATGGCATATCATCAGCAAGTGGCATAGAAGATATTTCAGCATACTCTTCTGCTGCTAGAAGATCAATGGTCTCTTCACCATGGTTCTTTTTACACTCAAAATAGAGGACTGTGAACACCACAACATTTAACAACCTTAACAAACACGAGAAATTCACCAGAAACAACCAAAagaatgtctcatttgccaaccaTTTGTGTCCTCTAATAACCCTGAACCCTTGAAATAGAATCACAGATAGCACGGCAAATATCGTATTCAAAATGCAACCCGGAATCGATTTTCCCTGGATGAGTTCTGTTGCTTTTTTCACTGCCTTAAACCCGTAACAATTTTCTTCCATCACTGAGATCACCATGCTCAAAGCCCAGAAGACCGATGTGTGTAAATAAATGATATTGTAGAAAACAATGCACGCTAAGTAAAAGGTAAAGAAGGCAACATGCCCAAAATACAAACTTCCAGGGCGAGCCAAAGAAAAAAGACAGTAAATGTAGCCCAAATCAAGACCTATGGTACCGTAAAATCCGACTATCAACGCCCTTTTCCAGGATCTCAGTACAAGTAAAATAAAATCCTTGGTGCTTAATGTCCTTTCAGTATATGAAATGGCAGACACCAGAATGGTTGAAATTATGGAGAAGAGGGAGATGATACAGTAGGCAAGAATCAAAGTAGCACCACCAACTTGCCAGAGGCCGAAATCTTCTTTGAGACGGGCGAGTATGGTCAAGAAATCAGCTCTATTGGTGCTGGTTAAAGGTATTAAGGACTGCCTCATGAGCATGTCGCTTAACATTGATTTGCAGGAGAAATTGAAAACCAAGAAGAAGAGGGAGGAGAAAAGAAGAGCAGGTGTAATGGTTAATGCTATGAGCTTCCCATTTTTGGGGAGAAGTTTGATTGAGTCTCGCAAAACCACCGCAGCAGAAACAAAAGGCTCTAAAACTTTCATTGCTAGCTCTCTTGAAGGTTTCAAGTTCTTTTGGGCAACTTGTAATTTGCTTTTTCTGTAAAAGTTGCACCAGATAGATGAGATATGTGAATTAAGTTGAACAAGTCCCCACTCCATGGACGCTTGAGAGTTGGCACATGGCTTGATCCCGGAAAGGGCCAACACTCGCTTTCGTACTAAAAGTCCATGATACGAATTGAGAGAGCCTAGTCACGATAAAGAATAGAAGAATAGTAATCAGAATAAAAAAAGTCTTTAATTGCAAAGTATTTTacatgaaaaaaaggaaaaataaaaaaggatttCTGTCACCTGGTCTACTCAGCCCACAATTGCTGACAATCTTAGGTTAAGATTTCGAACTTGCCCGAAGAGTTTTCTTTAATAAATGAGCGTGATGtagtatatgttgtaattaTTAGTTGCCGCATGCAGTTAAAGATTGTAGACAATAAGAACTTTTCCTGCAAATTCATATTGACTTGGCCTTATTTCTGTAGTATAGTTACAATAGTAAAAAAGTGATTCTATTTTCCACCCTTCAACtatatttaaattttcattttgatccTTAAATTTTAAAGTAGGACGCGTGCCTCACATTAAGATAGTTAGAAACTAAAGTGAGAACCCAAGTATAATTGAAAAGCACTGAGCTAAGCTCAGTGGCCACCATCAGGGTAGGGGGTTCAAACTCCACCTGCAGCAATAAAAATTCAAGGATGGCGTCATAGCACCTCCTTGATTTAGTCAGATCTACATACTTACttgtcaggaaaaaaaaaaagtataattgAAAGGTGTCAAGTGAAATTAACCCTAGTAAAAAATTTTTCGTTCATAAGCCATTGAACACTTTTCAATAAATTAAACAAACTCTACTTCGTGATGCGATATCtagaggcttttttttttttttttgatggttTGGTTTACGCAATTGGTTTTGCTCAAGTTGAGGAGATTGAATTTTCTTAGAACTAAACAACGTACAAGAAAATGTGTCATTTTTCTACCGTCGCGGTTGAGCTTGAGGATTATGAATAATTACAAACACTATCCCAAAATCTATTTGTCAAGCTGAAAAGGCTATGTAGGCTTTCCTGTTTCCTGAAACAAGTACCACGTTAATTGAAAAGGATAACTGGACATATAGCAATAAATTCCATAGCAGATTGAATCAAAATGAGTGAAGCACAAGAAATAAACAAGGGCTTCCATAGTACAACAGCAGAGATGCAACATGTGAAATGTCAACAAAAAGCTTCTGCTTTTGGTCCTTTAATTGTATCTGCATCCTATCTTCATAGATGTATCTAGTAGTCAAGAAACATATAATAAGCAGTCGGCAATGTTATGGCCATGACATGGTCAGCAGGCACCTGACTAAAGATATTTTATTTGCTGTGTTTCTTACGGTATACTCAGCGGTCAAGGCAGAAACAGTCATAATTGTTGACATATTTTAAATCAAGCAACATTGGAAAATTTATTTAGTAGAtttagaaatatatttttttatttggtaacCATGTTAATAGAAACCAGTTACCAAGCAAGGAGCAGAACTTTCTGTCCTCAACTACTTAATTGCATCATAAAAGCAAGGAAATGTAAAAATCAACAAGGGATGTCTAAATGACAAAGATAATATCTGACATAAAATTACAACAACAGCAGATGAAATCTAGGTTGCAATTCATCTAGTTGCAAGTCTTGTTCATGTCATGCTTGTATTTATGGCATACCAACATCAGCAAGAGGCGTGGAAGATATTTTAGTATACTCAACTTCCCCTTGTAGTTCAATCTCTTCACCATGGTTCTTCTTGCACTGGAAATATAGGACCGTATACCCCACAAATTGTAAGAGTCTTAATAAACGCGAGACATTCACAAGAAACAATCCGAAAATTGTCTGATTCACTAGCCATTTGTGCCCTCTAATAATCCTGAATCCTTGAAATACAACCACAGAGAGCAGAGCAAACATCATATTCAGAACGAATCCCTGAATCTTCATTCCCTGAATCAGATCCCCCGCTTTTCCCAGTGCCTGAATCCCGTAACAATCTTCTTCAATCACCGAAGTCACTATGCCCAAAATCCAGGGGATCGATAAGTACAGATAAACGATCGAGGCAGCAATTCCCACCAAGTACATGGTGAAGAAGACCTCCTCCATGGAATTACTAAAGAACATCATGACAGGGCTAGCCACAAACAGAACCAAAAATACATAGCCAATATCAAGAAGAGTTGTGTAAAACCCAGTGATCAACGGCCTTTTCCAGGATCTAAGTACTAGGAGAGCGAAATCCTTGCTGCTTAATGTCCTCTCAGTATGCGAAATGGTGGATACTAGAACTGTTGCAATTATCGACAGGAGGGAGATGATACAGTAGCCAAGAATGAAAGTAAGATCAACAACCAGCATAAGGCCGAAATCTTCTTTGAGATGGGCGAGAATGCTGGAGAATTCTGCGCTGTTGGCGCTGGTAAGAGGTAACATAGACTCCCTCATGAGCATATCGCGAAGTAATGATTTGTAGGAGAAGTTGAAAACCAAGAAGAAGAGGGAGGAAAAGAGGAGAGTTGGTACAATTGTTAAGGCTACGAGCTTCCCATTCTTCGGAAGAAGTTTAATTGACTCTTGCAAAACCATCACAGCAGCACCAATTGGCTGTAAAAACTCCATTGCTGGTTCTCTTCCAAGGACTAAATTTTCTTGACAAACTCTGCTTAGCTTTTGTGACTTGCAAGACATAAACAACTCTTTCGTCTTCTGGCCGTCTTCTGGCTTTGGGATGGTATATTATATACTACTACCAAATTCAAGTAGAATAAGTCCTCCCGCAATGGTTGAGACTTTTTTCGCGGAAAGGGAGTTTAAGATCCACACTCGGTTTTATAAGACCGGTGACAACTACGGAGGGAAGACTTGGTGTGATAGAGAATAGGTAAACAGA
The Coffea arabica cultivar ET-39 chromosome 6c, Coffea Arabica ET-39 HiFi, whole genome shotgun sequence genome window above contains:
- the LOC113693947 gene encoding uncharacterized protein isoform X1 translates to MEWGLVQLNSHISSIWCNFYRKSKLQVAQKNLKPSRELAMKVLEPFVSAAVVLRDSIKLLPKNGKLIALTITPALLFSSLFFLVFNFSCKSMLSDMLMRQSLIPLTSTNRADFLTILARLKEDFGLWQVGGATLILAYCIISLFSIISTILVSAISYTERTLSTKDFILLVLRSWKRALIVGFYGTIGLDLGYIYCLFSLARPGSLYFGHVAFFTFYLACIVFYNIIYLHTSVFWALSMVISVMEENCYGFKAVKKATELIQGKSIPGCILNTIFAVLSVILFQGFRVIRGHKWLANETFFWLFLVNFSCLLRLLNVVVFTVLYFECKKNHGEETIDLLAAEEYAEISSMPLADDMP
- the LOC113693947 gene encoding uncharacterized protein isoform X2 → MSCKSQKLSRVCQENLVLGREPAMEFLQPIGAAVMVLQESIKLLPKNGKLVALTIVPTLLFSSLFFLVFNFSYKSLLRDMLMRESMLPLTSANSAEFSSILAHLKEDFGLMLVVDLTFILGYCIISLLSIIATVLVSTISHTERTLSSKDFALLVLRSWKRPLITGFYTTLLDIGYVFLVLFVASPVMMFFSNSMEEVFFTMYLVGIAASIVYLYLSIPWILGIVTSVIEEDCYGIQALGKAGDLIQGMKIQGFVLNMMFALLSVVVFQGFRIIRGHKWLVNQTIFGLFLVNVSRLLRLLQFVGYTVLYFQCKKNHGEEIELQGEVEYTKISSTPLADVGMP